Proteins encoded within one genomic window of Glycine soja cultivar W05 chromosome 1, ASM419377v2, whole genome shotgun sequence:
- the LOC114414564 gene encoding protein HAIKU1-like — protein MDNSKNRHNDNLGVNKMGKNIRKSPLHQPNYGNNNNINVGRQQQQPQPQVYNISKNEFRDIVQKLTGSPSQDPQSKPPQNNNSPKPQSMRLQKIRPPPLPHVRPPLPVPYNNTTLPAARPAQFRQQPSPNPLPQVNSIAESPISAYMRYLEHSITDPASRGAQFQHHPASSALLPNPPMLPLNGTSPPPPVPDVPSPQPNGPPIFPLPSPISQFLLPSPNGYMNFLSPQPGYPPLLSPGIQFPYPLTPNFPFSPLAQSGILGPGPQPPLSPGLFPLSPSGFFPITSPRW, from the coding sequence ATGGATAACTCAAAAAACAGGCATAATGACAATTTGGGTGTGAACAAAATGGGAAAAAACATTAGGAAGAGCCCATTACACCAGCCCAATTatggcaacaacaacaacattaatGTGGGTAGACAGCAACAACAGCCTCAGCCTCAGGTTTACAACATAAGCAAGAATGAGTTCAGGGATATTGTTCAGAAGCTTACAGGGTCACCCTCTCAGGACCCTCAATCCAAACCTCCTCAGAACAACAATTCCCCAAAACCTCAAAGCATGAGGTTGCAGAAAATTAGGCCTCCTCCTTTGCCACATGTGAGGCCTCCATTGCCTGTTCCTTACAATAACACCACCTTGCCAGCAGCTAGACCTGCTCAGTTTAGACAACAACCATCACCAAACCCTTTGCCACAAGTTAATAGTATAGCTGAGTCACCAATCTCTGCCTACATGAGATACCTTGAACATTCCATTACAGATCCAGCTTCAAGGGGTGCCCAATTTCAACACCATCCGGCTTCTTCTGCTTTGCTTCCTAACCCTCCTATGTTGCCTTTGAATGGCACAAGTCCTCCTCCTCCTGTGCCTGATGTTCCTTCCCCACAACCAAATGGACCTCCTATTTTTCCTTTACCTTCTCCAATCTCTCAGTTTCTCTTGCCTTCACCAAATGGCTACATGAATTTCCTCTCCCCTCAGCCTGGTTATCCACCTCTATTGTCCCCTGGCATTCAGTTTCCATATCCTCTTACTCCCAATTTCCCTTTCTCACCCTTGGCACAGTCAGGGATTTTAGGCCCCGGGCCACAGCCTCCACTTTCTCCAGGGCTGTTTCCTTTGTCTCCTTCAGGCTTTTTCCCCATCACAAGTCCTAGGTGGTGA